The following proteins are encoded in a genomic region of Hydra vulgaris chromosome 05, alternate assembly HydraT2T_AEP:
- the LOC136080350 gene encoding uncharacterized protein LOC136080350, which produces MPREYQRKTIGTYDHSKLMTAIQLVKEGESVYSVSKSSGIPYGTLYRRSHDQIQRNDKRIGSGRGFVLNNTEENLLVEALMYLADKGFSQDREDIKLMVKSYITFIGKKTPFKDDKPGKDWCMSFEKRWNVVLGKRKPELLTKARANDLSLKTLTDFFEPHCIFNLDETGLRTDPTAGKIFVRKTSKTAYYIAPSCGKSMYTVLFCGSANGQCLLPFVVYKAIHLYDAWCQNGPENAMYGVTKTGWMEDYIFESWIDRFIIHVKDFEKPVLLLCDGHNSHITYSTVKKALDNHIILLCLPPNTSHALQPLDVGFFAPLKSHWKKILKDWLRESRHKNVDKSVFPTLLKALISKIDNKLLKSGFNGSGLYSVDKSKPMKKIVNMQPMHEEVDKFNKKENVVKNLQRSIDSVLTPSPSQPTLTALANSKKRRARVQAKKGEILTAQDVVARLQEEEKNKAEKKTVSVSKRKLLDITNTV; this is translated from the exons atgcCTCGTGAATACCAACGCAAGACTATTGGTACATATGATCACAGCAAACTAATGACTGCCATACAGCTTGTTAAGGAAGGAGAGTCAGTATACAGTGTATCAAAGTCTTCTGGAATTCCTTATGGGACATTATACAGACGATCCCATGATCAAATTCAAAGGAATGACAAAAGAATTGGAAGCGGTCGTgggtttgttttaaataatactgAGGAAAATCTTCTAGTAGAAGCCTTGATGTACTTAGCTGATAAGGGTTTTTCACAAGATAGAGAAGATATCAAACTGATGGTTAAATCCTATATAACATTTATTGGCAAAAAAACTCCATTCAAAGATGACAAGCCAGGGAAAGACTGGTGCATGTCTTTTGAAAAACGATGGAATGTAGTCCTTGGTAAAAGAAAACCTGAACTTTTGACAAAAGCAAGAGCTAATGATCTTTCTCTAAAAACATTGACagatttttttga acCGCATTGCATATTTAATTTAGATGAAACAGGTTTACGTACAGATCCTACAGCAGGAAAAATCTTTGTTcgtaaaacatcaaaaacagcCTATTACATTGCTCCATCATGTGGTAAATCAATGTATACTGTACTGTTTTGTGGGTCAGCAAATGGACAGTGTCTACTTCCCTTTGTCGTCTACAAAGCCATCCACCTTTATGATGCATGGTGTCAAAATGGACCAGAAAATGCAATGTATGGTGTAACAAAAACCGGTTGGATGGAGGactatatttttgaaagttggATTGACAGGTTTATTATACATGTAAAGGATTTTGAAAAGCCTGTGTTGCTGTTATGTGATGGACACAACAGCCATATAACATATTCTACTGTTAAAAAGGCTCTGGACAATCATATAATTTTACTTTGCTTACCTCCGAACACAAGTCATGCGTTACAACCTCTTGATGTTGGTTTTTTTGCTCCATTGAAATCCCATTGGAAGAAAATCCTTAAGGATTGGTTAAGAGAAAGCAGACATAAAAATGTTGACAAGTCTGTATTTCCAACTTTACTAAAAGCTCTTATCAGTAAGATAGATAACAAACTCCTGAAAAGTGGTTTTAATGGCAGTGGTCTTTACTCTGTTGACAAATCAAAACCTATGAAAAAGATAGTGAACATGCAGCCAATGCATGAGGAAGTagataagtttaacaaaaaagaaaatgttgtaaaaaatctGCAGAGATCAATCGATTCTGTACTTACACCTAGCCCAAGTCAACCTACACTGACAGCACttgcaaattcaaaaaaacGCAGAGCACGTGTCCAGGCCAAAAAGGGAGAAATTTTAACAGCACAAGATGTTGTCGCAAGGTTACAAGAAGAAGAAAAGAATAAAGCTGAAAAGAAGACTGTATCAGTAAGTAAAAGAAAACTGCTTGACATAACCAATACagtttga